The sequence GCAACTCGGTGAATTCCAGTCTCCACCTTGCGAACTGGCTGACTCCGATGGAGACGGAGTGCCGGATGAGTCCGACAACTGTCCTGGCGCATCGAATGCAGACCAATCGGACCGGGATGGAGACGGCCTGGGTGATGTCTGTGATCCATTTCCTGGCGATCAGAACAATCTTCAAGCCTGTCTCGATGATCGGGCTCACTTACAGACAAGCTTGAGCGAAGGGCAGCGGGGTCTTGCGGAAATCCAGAGACTTCTAGCGCTTCCCTTCGGCCAGCGGGCCTCCCGATTCACCTGTAGCGGGGTACTGTGCCCCCAGATCATGGCCGTCATCCGGCAGCTGCTGGATCCCGCCGGCCAGAATCAGCCGAAATGAAATCCCACGAGCCAGGGAGCAGGCAGTAGGCAGGATCGCAGCGAGAAGTGCATCGGCTCAATGCTTGAGGACTGCAGGCCACTCGAGGATGACGCGGAGGTCGCGCTCGGGCGGCGGGCCCGTGGTCACCAGAAAGCGCTCGCCGTCGGCGGTGACGTCGCCTCCCGTCGTCCCCTCGGGACCGGTCATCAGGGGCCGAGGGACGCCGGGCTCGAGCTCCGTGCCCAGCTTGATCGGCACGGACATGACGGTGTCGCCCTTGGCGTACAGGAGCTCCTTGCCGCCCCTGGTCCACCCTGGATTGGTTCCTCCATCGACGGAGATGCGCATCTTGTGGCCGGGCACCGGGAAAGACTGGACGTAGATCTCGGGATCCCCCGATTCATCGCTCTGGTAGACCAACCAGCGGCCATCCGGTGAAAGCTTCGCCCCCAGCTCATGTCCCGGGCTGGCCAGGTAGACCTCGGACTTCCCGCCCTCCTCGAGAGACCGGGTCCACAGATCCCAGGTGTTGTTCGCGCCCAGGACGCCGATGATCAGGGTTTTGCCGTCCGGCGTGACGTCCCACACATTCTTGAACTGGGCGTCGGTCGTGGGGACCAGCTCCGGCTCGCCCGTGCCGGAAGCGCTGCCGACGTAGATTTCGGCCCGGCCGCTCTGGTTGGAAGAGAAGGCCAGACGCCGGCTGTCCTTGAACCAGACGACGTTCGACTCTTTCGAGAAGGTAGGGGCGAAGCGAGTGGGAATGAAGCGCACCAAGTCGATCAGCCAGATGTCGGACTCGTTCATCACGGCTGCCATCCGCTGGTCGGGAGAGAGCGCGAACATCCTCCAGGACCCGGGAGGAAGCGGCACCGTGCCGCGGGCTGCGCCGCTGCGGTCGAGCCACTCCAATCGCCTCGTGACGGCGCCGCTGCGCAGGAAAACCAGCCGCCGGTTGCCCGAGGCGGAGACCACGGGCTCGGCGTCGAGGTTGGTGCGGGGCGGCGCGTCGGCGATGGCCACGGCCGCGCCGCTGGTCTCCAGCCGTCCGGCGTCGAAGGGCTGGGCCAGGATCTTCCCCTCCCGCCTGAAGAGGAGATAGCCGGGCTCGGCATAGACGGCCGCAGAGTCGGCGTTGAGGATCTTCTTCGCGGTTTTCGATTTCAGCGACCCGGCGAAGATCTCCATGCCGTCCGGCCCGCCCGGAAGCGCCACATAGACGAAATGCTCTCCGTCCGACAGGAAGGAAGGAAATCGATGGGAAGTCTGGTGCCGGGCCGCGTCGAGCTCGGTAACCTGGGTGGGCTGGCCTCCGGCCGCCGGGACGGCGTAGAGGGGACCTTCGGGCGCCGGCGCGAAGACAATCTGATCCTGGCTGCCCCAGGAGGCGCCGCGGGCCCACTTCACGTTGCAGATCTTGGTGGGCTCGCCTCCTCCCGCGGGGATCTTGTTGAGCTTGCCGGCGACAGTGGCGTA is a genomic window of Candidatus Polarisedimenticolia bacterium containing:
- a CDS encoding protein kinase; its protein translation is MSLAPGTRLGPYEIVGPLGAGGMGEVYRAKDTRLGREVAVKVLPQHLSESPEVRARFEREARTVSSLNHPHICTLHDVGQEGGVDYLVMELVEGETLASRLERSALPMPDVLRIGIQIADALDRAHRAGVVHRDLKPANIMLTRAGAKLMDFGLARATGPGGTPIGGSGATLATMTHSPTVAQPLTAQGSILGTFQYMSPEQMEGGEADARSDLWALGCVLYEMATGHKAFAGKGQASLIGAIMNSEPPPMTGIVPLTPPALERLVKACLAKDPEERIQTAHDVRLQLEWIRDAGSQAGVPAPVAARRRGRELIAWMVGALGLAAAAVMLVIHLSTTTEDEAFQLSIVPPAGTNLSPFSSVMGISPDGRKVFFAAEREDQACIYLRALGSETATPLPEIENPTTGPGSGAFIGGAVFWSPDSRYLGYATVAGKLNKIPAGGGEPTKICNVKWARGASWGSQDQIVFAPAPEGPLYAVPAAGGQPTQVTELDAARHQTSHRFPSFLSDGEHFVYVALPGGPDGMEIFAGSLKSKTAKKILNADSAAVYAEPGYLLFRREGKILAQPFDAGRLETSGAAVAIADAPPRTNLDAEPVVSASGNRRLVFLRSGAVTRRLEWLDRSGAARGTVPLPPGSWRMFALSPDQRMAAVMNESDIWLIDLVRFIPTRFAPTFSKESNVVWFKDSRRLAFSSNQSGRAEIYVGSASGTGEPELVPTTDAQFKNVWDVTPDGKTLIIGVLGANNTWDLWTRSLEEGGKSEVYLASPGHELGAKLSPDGRWLVYQSDESGDPEIYVQSFPVPGHKMRISVDGGTNPGWTRGGKELLYAKGDTVMSVPIKLGTELEPGVPRPLMTGPEGTTGGDVTADGERFLVTTGPPPERDLRVILEWPAVLKH